The Leptolyngbya iicbica LK region ATCAGGGCAACCAGCAGCCTTATATCGAAGAACTCGTTTGGCAGGTGATCGAGTCCACTGACAACCAGCTTTTGCAATTCCGGTCTGGCGGCCTTGACACCATTGGCATCGGCCCCGACGAATTTGCCCTGATGAAGCGTGAAGAAGAGCGCGGCAACTTCACCATTCACGAAGGCGGACCCGCCCTGAGCACGTTATTTATCACCTTCAATTTGAATAAAGGGGTGCGGGATGGTAAGCCATTAGTCGATCCAGTGAAATCGAAATGGTTTAACTCCGTCGCCTTTCGTCAGGCGGTGTCGTATGCGATCGATCGCCAAACCATGATCAACAACATCTATCAGGGCTTGGGCGAACCGCAAACGTCACCGCTACCGGTCCAAAGCCCGTTTTATGCCAGTCCCGCCGATGGCATGCCCACCTATGAGTACAGCCAAGAGAGAGCGCGCGCACTTCTAGAGTCCGACGGCTTTCAGTACAACGCCGCCGGGGAACTGCTAGACGCCGAGGGCAATCGCGTTCGCTTTACGCTACTCACCAACTCGGGCAACAAAATTCGCGAAGCGACCGGTGCACAGATCAAGCAAGACCTGAGCAAAATCGGCATCCAGGTCGACTTTCAGCCCATCAGTTTTAACGCTTTGGTCACCAAACTCAGCGACAGCCTCGACTGGGAAGCTCACATCATCGGCTTTACAGCGGGCTTAGAACCCAATGGCGGGGCCACCGTCTGGCTGCTTGATGGCTCTCTTCATGCCTTTAATCAGCAGGCCCTGGCGGGGCAAGAACCCCTCACCGGCTGGGAAGCTGCCGATTGGGAAAAAAGCATTGCCGACATCTACATCCAAGCGGCGCAAGAAGTCGATCCAGAAAAGCGCAAGGCGCTGTATTTCGAGAGTCAACGCTTGACTCAGGAATATCTGCCCTTTATCTATCTGGTCAATCCCCTCAATCTCGGTGCGGTGCGCAACACCATTGAGAATGTGAACTACTCTGGCATCGTCCGCCCGTTTGCCCTGTGGAATGTGCAAGAACTGAAACGCACCGAATAGCCATCGAGAGGGGAGCAGCCCATTAATACAACCGCCTCGGCTATTCACGATGGGGCACTCATGCGCAACCGACCGACCGGCCCATGCCCGCCCTCAAGCAGGGTCGGCAAGCGCGATCGCGGGCAACTCGCAACGTTTATTCTTTTTATGCCAAAAATAGGCATTTTTAATGACGCTACAAAACTTCAAACAAATCCAGCAATCAGGCCAAAAGACGTTGCGAATTGTTACGCATGGCGCTGTACCCCTTATCTGACAAGGTTTTTCTGCTACAAGGTTGATAGGTTTCTCAACCTTTTTAGCTCTGTGCTAGCAGCTTCTGTACACGCATTGTTGGGTTTTGTAAATAGCCTTCTGCTGAATAAAAATCCAGCCATTTAGAGTTGTTACCGGAAGCTCATCGCCACCCCTGAGACCAAACTGATGGGATGAAGGGTGGCGGCAAACGTCAGGCTTGAGGGTTGACTAGCCAAGTCATTTTGGGATCTAGATACGTCACAAAGGAGTCATCACTGCATGTTCACCAACGTCAAGCCCACTGTGCGCCACATTGCGCCCGATGATCTGAACGGGCGATCGCTGGTAAAGGTGGTCTACGTGGTGCTGGAGCCTCAGTACCAGAGCGCTCTTTCGTCGGCCATTCGGGCAATTAACAGCAACAACTCGGAAGTTGCGTTTGAAGTCAGCGGCTATTTAATCGAAGAGCTCCGCAGTCAGGAGAACTACGAAGCCTTTAAGCAAGACATTTCGGAAGCGAATATTTTCATCGCCTCGCTGATCTTTATTGAAGACCTGGCCGACAAGGTCGTGGAAGCGGTGCAGCCCCATCGCGACAACTTGGATGCTGCCGTTGTCTTCCCCTCCATGCCCCAGGTGATGCGCCTGAACAAGATGGGCAGCTTCTCGATGGCGCAACTTGGCCAGTCCAAGAGCGTCATTGGCGAATTCATGAAGAAGCGCCGCCAAAAGAAGGGCAGCGGCTTTGAAGACGCCATGCTGAAGCTGCTGCGGACGTTGCCCAACGTGCTGAAATACCTGCCGGTGGAAAAGGCCCAGGATGCCCGGAACTTCATGCTCAGCTTCCAGTATTGGCTGGGCGGCTCCCCGGAAAACCTGGAAAACTTCTTCCTGATGTTGGCCGATCGCTACGTCTTCACCGACCACGCCATTGAGGGCGCACCTCAGGTCGAGATTGGCGACTATGCCGAGCCCGTGACGTTCCCCGATGTGGGCATCTGGCACCCGATGGCGACTCAAATGTTCGAAGATCTCAAGGAGTATCTGAACTGGTATGAGTCCCGGAAGGATCTGCCGGAGGATCTGCGGGATCCCCTGGCTCCCTGTGTGGGTCTGGTGCTTCAGCGGACGCACCTCGTCACCGGGGACGAAGCCCACTACGCGGCGATGGTGCAAGAGTTGGAATATTACGGGGCGCGAGTGATTCCCGTATTCTCCGGCGGTCTGGACTTTGCCAAGCCGGTGAACGAGTACTTTTTCGATCCCCTGGATAAGGATCGGGCGATCGTTGATTCCGTCGTGTCTCTGACGGGCTTTGCACTGGTCGGTGGACCGGCACGGCAGGATCATCCGAAGGCGATCGAAACCCTGCGCCGCCTGAACCGCCCCTACATGGTGGCGCTGCCCCTCGTCTTCCAAACCACTGAGGAGTGGGAAGAGAGCGACCTGGGTCTGCACCCGATTCAGGTGGCGTTGCAGATGGCGATTCCCGAGTTGGATGGCGCGATCGAGCCCATCGTCCTCTCCGGTCGCGACGGCATGACGGGCCGCGCCATCACCCTGCAAGACCGCATCAGCTCTATCGCGCAGCGGGCAATCAAGTGGGGCAACCTGCGCCGCAAACCCAAGCTCGACAAAAAGCTGGCAATCACCGTCTTCAGCTTCCCCCCGGATAAGGGCAACGTCGGTACTGCCGCGTATCTGGACGTCTTCGGCTCCATCTACAAAGTGCTGGAAGCCATGAAAGGCAACGGCTACGACGTGCAGGATCTGCCCGAGTCGCCAGAAGCCCTGATGCAGGAAGTCATCCACGATGCCCAGGCCCAGTACGCCAGCCCTGAGCTGAACGTGGCTTACCGCATGTCCGTCCCTGAGTACGAGGAGCTGACCCCCTACTCCACCCGGTTGGAAGAAAACTGGGGTGCGCCTCCCGGACATCTGAACACTGACGGGCAAAACCTGCTGGTGTACGGCAAGGCATTTGGCAACGTGTTCATCGGCGTGCAGCCCACCTTTGGCTACGAAGGCGACCCGATGCGGCTGCTGTTCTCCCGGTCCGCCAGCCCCCACCACGGCTTTGCGGCCTACTATACCTACCTGGAGAAAATATGGGGCGCGGACGCGGTGCTGCACTTCGGGACCCACGGTTCGCTGGAATTCATGCCCGGTAAGCAGATGGGCATGTCCGGCACCTGCTACCCCGATAGTCTCATCGGCACTACGCCGAACCTCTACTACTATGCGGCGAACAACCCCTCCGAGGCGACGATCGCCAAGCGACGCGGCTACGCCGAAACCATCAGCTACCTCACCCCGCCCGCTGAGAACGCCGGACTGTACAAAGGGCTGAAGGAACTGAGCGAACTGATCGGCTCTTACCAGTCCCAAAAGGACAGCGGTCGGGCAGTGCAGATTGTGAACGCGATCGTGGAAACGGCGCGGGTCTGCAACCTGGATCGCGATGTGGAGTTGCCGGAAATCGACGCCAGCGAAATGTCCGAGGGCGATCGCAGCAACCTGGTCGGCAAGATCTACATCAAGCTGATGGAAATTGAGTCGCGCCTGTTGCCCTGCGGCCTACACGTCATTGGTAAGCCCCCGACCGCTGAGGAGGCGATCGCCACCCTGGTCAACATCGCCGGACTGGACCGCGAAGAAGAAGGCATCATGAGCCTCCAGCGCGTGATCGCCGAAAGCATCGGTCGCGATATCGACGAAATCTACGCCAACAGCGATAAGGGTGTCCTCGATGACGTGCAACTGCTGTACGACATCAACCAGGCGGTGCGCGATGCCGTCGGTGCCCTCGTCCACGAACAGGTAGACGCCGAAGGTCGTGTGTCGATGGTGTCGCGCCTGAACTTCCTCAACATTGGCCGCAAGGAGCCCTGGGTCAAGGCGCTCCACGATGCGGGCTACACCAAGGTGGAAGGGGAAACCCTCAAGCCTCTGATGGAATTCCTGGAGTTCTGCCTGGAGCAGGTCTGCGCCGACAACGAATTGGGCGCATTGCTCAAGGGTCTGGAAGGCGAGTACGTCCTCCCCGGCCCCGGCGGCGACCCCATCCGCAACCCCGACGTACTGCCCACGGGCAAGAACCTGCACGCGCTGGATCCCCAGGCGATTCCTACCCTGGCGGCGGTGCAGTCCGCGAAGATTGTGGTCGATCGCCTCCTCGAACGCCAAAAGCAGGAAAACGGCGGTCGCTACCCCGAAACCATCGCCACCGTCCTCTGGGGCACCGACAACATCAAGACCTACGGCGAATCCCTGGCGCAAATGCTCTGGTTCGTCGGCGTCAAGCCCGTCCCCGATGCCCTCGGTCGGGTCAACAAGCTGGAGTTGCTCTCGCTAGAAGAACTCGGTCGTCCCCGCGTCGATATTGTGGTGAACTGTTCCGGTGTCTTCCGCGACCTGTTCATCAACCAGATGGCCCTGCTCGATCGCGCCGTGAAAATGGCCGCCGAAGCCAACGAGCCTTTGGAAATGAACTTCGTCCGCAAGCATGCCCTGGAGCAAGCGGCAGAAATGGGCTGCGACCTGCGGACGGCAGCGACCCGAATCTTCTCCAACGCCTCCGGCTCCTACGCCTCCAACGTCAACCTGGCAGTGGAAAACAGCAGTTGGGAAGAGGAAAGCGAACTCCAGGAAATGTACCTGAAGCGCAAATCCTTCGCCTTTAACTCCGACAACCCCGGCGTCATGGACGAATCGCGCGGCATCTTTGAGTCCTCGCTGAAGAAGGCGGAAGTCACCTTCCAAAACCTGGACTCTTCGGAGATTTCGCTGACGGATGTGTCCCACTACTTCGACTCTGACCCCACCAAGGTCGTCGCGAGTCTGCGGGGCGACGGCACCAAGCCCGCCTCCTATGTGGCCGACACCACCACCGCCAACGCCCAGGTGCGCACCCTGTCGGAAACGGTCCGCCTGGATGCCCGCACGAAGCTGCTAAATCCCAAGTGGTACGAGGGCATGCTTTCCCACGGCTACGAAGGCGTGCGGGAACTCTCGAAGCGTCTGGTGAACACGATGGGCTGGTCGGCAACGGCGGACGCGGTGGATAACTGGGTTTACGAAGACACCAACACCACCTTTATCAAGGATCCGGAGATGTGCAAGCGCCTCATGGATCTCAACCCGAACTCCTTCCGCCGCATGGTCTCGACCCTGCTGGAAGTGAACGGGCGCGGCTACTGGGAAACCAGCGATGACAACATCGAACGGCTGCAAGAGCTGTACCAGGAAGTCGAAGACCGCATCGAAGGCGTCGAGTAAGCGCAAAAAAGGGAACGGTTCCCTGAGCGACTTAAAGGGGTAGGCGATCGCTTGCCCCTTTCCGCTATATTTGAGCCCACGTGATGTGACGAATTGCCATGACGTACGCCCCCTCTCAACTGCTGACCTTTGAAGCTTTCCTAGCTCAGTACCGCGACGAGCCAGCCTTTGAACTGGCTGACGGAGAACTCATTGATATGGAACCGACTGGCCCTCATGAAGCGGTTGCGGGAAAAGTGGCCAGCAGGCTTAACCTGGCCATTGACCGGATGAGTACTGATTGGTTGATTCCCCGAACGTGCATTTTAAGACCCTTTAGTGACCAAGCCACTGCGAGACGCCCCGATGTCACCGTATTGGATGAAAGTGCATTAAGAGACGAGCCATTATGGGAGCGAGAGCCAGTCATCACCCAAAGCACTTCAGTCAAGCTGGTAGTCGAGGTCGTCAGCACTAACTGGGAAACCGACTATGCCCGCAAGGTTGAAGAGTACGCGCTGATGGGCATTCCTGAATATTGGATTGTGGATTTTCGGGGACTGGGTGGTGTGGCGTTTATTGGTCGGCCCAAACAGCCCACATTCACAGTATGTCAGCTCGTCAATGAGGACTATGTAAAAAGCACATTTCGGCTCGGGCAGGAAATCGTCTCTCCAGCATTTCCCGACTTAGCCCTAAAGCTGAATGATGTAATGCCTTTGTGATACTAAAGCCGTCTGAAATAATTATCTTGGAGCAGGCTAAAGTTTTTATCTACTGCAACTTATGAGTCTGGATACAGCATTTCTCACTCTAGTGAGGTGCAGTAGCAGCAATTTGTAAACCAGTTTTTAATGTCTGTCAAAGAAACTTCCTTGAATGCCTTTTCTAAGGCTTTTGCTAAGTCGGGATACGTTCTTGCTTCAAGTGACCGTAGTATCGACTTGACCTTTGACCAGAAATTCTCAATCGGCGAGAACTCAGGTGAGTAAGGTGGCAAATAAATGAGTGAGGCTCCCGCCTGATGAATCATATCCTCAATTTCTTTACCTAAATGAATAGAGCAGTTATCCATGATTACCCAAGCTCCTGGCCATAACTTTGGCACTAGCCGCTGGGAGATGAAAGCCTCAAAGGTCAAGCCATCAAAGGCCCCCATGATACTTGCACTAGCTAATAATCCAGTTAAGCTCAGGGCTCCGACCACGGAAACATTCTGACCTCTTTTCTGAGGTCGTTTGCCATGAGCACGTTGACCTTTAGGAGCGCGCGCCCGGAGTCGAGTCAAAGCCAGATTCACTCCAGATTCATCAATAAAGATGAGGTTTTTAGCCAAAATCCCTCGTACTAACTGCCAAAACTCTACCCGCTTTAGCTGGACGCGCTCACTTTCCTTTTCGTCGGCGTGGAACGTCTTTTTTTTACGGTCAGGTCAAGCTTTTTAAGAGCTCGATTAATGGTTGAAGTACTGACCCAGAGGTCAGTTTTTGCCGCCAGTTGTACTCGTAGTTCTGCCAGGGTCGCGTCATTTTGCGCTGCCACTAATTGTTGCAGCACATCGAGATGTACACTCGTGAGCTTTGGGGGTGTCTGCTGCGTTCGGATTTTGGGGGCGAAGGAATCGGTTTCTCGATATTGCTTCAATAACTTCTGAACAAAGCTTGGGGCAACCCCAAATCGTCTTGCTAGCTTTCGTTGCGAAATCGATTCGTCTTCATGTGCCTTGATGATTTTTCGACGGAACTCGATAGAGTAAGCTTTCATCCCTGTCTCTTAGCAAATTCCAAAACATACTAAGTGTATCTCACGAGACTGGAAAAGGCTGTATAGTAGCCGGACATCAAACTCTATGCGCAATCCAATCAAACAAAGCGTTCTATTTGATTGATCGTTCTAGCGGCTTATTTTTCTCTACTGGAAGTATCCACAGATGATGACAACTGGCATCGCTGATGCAGTGGGGCAGCGATCATAAAACTTGTGAATTTGAGTAATGAACTTTTGCCATCTTTACGGAAAACCCCGCACAATTACGGAAGACAGGGATGTATATTTTCGCAGCACTGCCGTATTTTTGCGCAGATTCTCGCACCACAGGGATCGTTTACAGTGACGGATTAAGTCATTTAAGGCTGGGATGGGTTGAATTTTAATTAAATCTGCGAAGCTCTCCGACTACTGCATCTACTTATAATTTGCGTAAAGGCAGTGTATTGATTGTCTTTTTGAACTTGCAGGCCAGTTCATGCTGCTTTCTTTCTCTGTAGAAACTCCGGTTGAGTTCGGTGAAGTTTTCGACAGGTTAGCCGATATCTTTTCTCAGTTTCATCAGGCGACTCAACTTGAAGACCTGTTAGCCTGCGGAGTACAACACACCCGCTACTTATTTGGCTGCGATCGCGCGCTGATTTATCAGTTCACCGACGGTGGCGATGGGGCCGTTACCGCCGAATCTGTGGGCGAAGGCTGGTCGCCGACGTTGGGACAACTGATTTACGACCCCTGTTTTGAAAATGTTTGGGGCGAAAAATTTCAGCGCGGAGAAATTACCGCGATCGCCGATATTGAACAGAGCGATATCGAGCCTTGCTACCGCGAGTTAATGATGCGGTTGCAGGTTAAGGCCAATCTCATCAGTCCGATTTTGCTGCCGTCACCAACTCCAGAGGGCACCGCCCAGTTGCCCGTGTTATGGGGACTGCTGATTATTCATCAATGCGGCGAACCGCGAGAGTGGGCCCCGATTCATCGGCAGGTGAGCCAACACTTGGCCGCGCAGCTGGGCATTGCGATTCGCCACCTGCAGACCGCTCAAACCCTGGTAGCCAGCCGCCGAGCAGTGGAGCCATGGCAGCAGGCTGCGGCACTAGCTGGGTGTGTGATGTGGCAATGGCAGCTAGACACTGACATCATTCAATATTCGCCGCAGTGGCGATCGCTGCTGGGCTATCAACCCCCAGATATTGAGACCGATTTCAATGCGTTGCTGGCGTTGATCCACGCGGATGATCGCGAACGGGTACGGGCCGCCATGCGTCAACATTTGGAGCACCGCACCGCCGCCTATCGAGTTGAGCATCGGCTGCGCTGTCGCAATGGGCAGTGGAAATGGGTCTACAGCCAGGGGCAAGTGACAGCTTACCGAGCCAATGACACGCCCCTCAAGTTTGTCGGCATGATGGTGGATATCAGCGATCGCAAAGCGCAGGAATTAGCGCTGCAACAGCAGACTCAGCGAGAGCGCGCCCTCTACGAAGTGATTGATGTCATTCGGCGATCGCTCGATTTTCAACATATCTTTGCCGTGGCGGCGACACAAGTGGCCCAATGCTTGCAGTCCCGAGTGCGGATTACGCAATACATCACCAACGAAACGGTGGCCTGCTGGCGAGCCGTAGCGGTAGATGGCGGCCCCCATGACTGGACAGCAGAACAAGAAGCGCAAATTTGGGTAGATGTGCCTGACCAGGATAATGCGATCGCCGCCCAACTCAAGCAGCTCCAAGTAGTGCAGATCAGCGATACCGCCGACATCAGTCTCACCGATACCGTCAATCAGCCCTATGCCCAATCATTTCCTGGGCACTGGCTGATCGTGCCCATTGCGATTGAGACGGAGGTCTGGGGTGCCATTGCAATGACTCGCCCCAGCCTAGTTGACTGGATCCCCGCAGAAGTGGAGCTAACCCAACGGATTGCCACGCAGTTAGCCAATGCGATTCATCACGCCCAGTTACATCGGCAAACGCAATTGGCTTCAGAGCGTGATGCCTTAGTGCTCCAAAGTATCGACGAAGGCATTTGGGAATGGCGCGCCAACACGGGCATTGACCAGATCTCCGATCGCTATTGGGAGATTTTAGGCTACGACCCACCCGCAACACCGCCAGCCTTGAGAGACGAACTCGCCCGAGTGCATCCTGACGATCGCCAGTGGTTGGTAGCTTCCATCGAGACCCACCTTTATACGCAGCAACCTTTTCAGCAAGAATTTCGGCTACAGCATCGCGACGGTCATTACATCTGGGTGCGGGTGCGAGGGCGCGCCATTTGGGATGAGGACGGCAATCCCACCAGAATGCTCGGCACTGTGGAAGATATTAGCGATCGCAAAACCCTCGACGTCAGGCTCCGTCAACAGGAAAAAGAGTTTCGAGGGCTGGTGGAGAATAATCCCGACGGCATCATGCGGGTCAACCGGCAGTTTCAGATTTTGTATGCCAACCCGATGATCGCCTCCAGAATGGGGGTACCCCAAGCAGATTTGCTCGGTCAAAGACTCAGCGATTTAGAGCTGTCTCGATTGGTGAGAAACCGCTGGCAAACGGCTATTTCACGAGTGTTTGAAACGCAGCAAGAACAGCTACTTGAAACCCAAGAAATGCTAGCGGGTCAAGAGCAGACTTTTTACTCCCGCATTGTGCCAGAGGTGAATGAGAGCAACCACATTCAATCGGTTTTGATCATTTCTCGCAATGTGACCAACTTGCGGACAATACAAATTGCGCTGCAACAGCGCATTCAGCAAGAGCACAAGCTGCGCCTAATGATGCAGCACTTTCGCGCCACCTTGAATCTGGATGAAATTTTATCGACGGCGGTGGTTGAGCTGCAAACGGCCTTTTATGCCGATCGCACTTTGGTGGTTCAACTCTTTGCCGATCAGTCACGACAGGTCATTGCTGAAACCCGCGATCACCAATATCCCAGCCTGTTGCACACCCGGTGGGAAAATGCCCCGATCACCTCTCACTGCCTTGCCCTTTATCGAGCGGGGCAAGCCCAGATTGTGCCCGATATCGCGCAGGCCGACTGCGACCCGGAGGCAGTAATCGCCGCTTGGCAGCGGGCAGGCGTCAAGTCGGCCATGGTGGCCCCGTTGACCCAATCGTTGGGAGCCGAAGCTAACGTCTGGGGCTTTTTGATCACCCAGGCCTGCGCCACCCAACGCGATTGGCATGCGGATGAATTGCACCTGCTGCAACAGGTGGCCGAGCAGCTGGCGATCGCCATCCAACAGTCAGAACTGTATCAACAGCTGCAAGCCGCGAACCAAGAGTTGGCCAGCATCTCGACCACCGATGCCTTGACCCAGATTGCCAATCGTCGCCATTTTGATAACACCCTCGAAGATGAATGGCTGCGGGGGCAGCGTCACCAGCGCGAGATCAGCCTGATCCTCTGTGACATTGATTGGTTTAAAGACTTTAACGACACCTATGGTCATCCGGCGGGCGACACTTGCATTGCGGCGGTGGCTCAGGCTTTGCAGCAATGTGTCAACCGCTCGACAGACTGCCTGGCGCGCTATGGGGGCGAAGAGTTTGCCCTCATTTTGCCCCACACCAATCAGGCAGGGGCGATCGCCATTGTGGAACAAATTCGCGAGGCGATCGCAGCGCTTGAGATTCATCACCCGGCCCCTCAATCCAGTGGTCGACTAACCCTCAGTTACGGCATTGCGACGGTGATGCCGGTACCAAGCACGACGCCCCAATCGCTGATTGCCTTAGCTGACCGTGCCCTCTACCAAGCCAAGCAAGCTGGCCGCGATCGCTACGTTATTGCCGATGTCAGTGCTCCGCCTGAAGAGTAACGAGCACTGGCACGCGCCGGATAGGCGTTAACTTGCCAATAGCCACTCCCATCCCCGAGAGTGGGCAGTGCCCAACCCGCACAGATCCGTAGCTGGTTTGGGGACGTTATAGCGTTGCGCAGATAGCTCCATTCATTGATTTGACAGAAAAACGAGGGGCTTAGGTTAGGAAGCAGGACTTTTCAAATCCAACCCAAGTTTTGTTGAGCAAGCATCTTGCTTGCCCCAGGACAGCCGAGACGGCTGTCCACACTTCGATCAATGCCCATACTTTAAACTTTTGGGCTCTCGGCACCTGACTGCGGATTGCTATATTGCAGCGCACAGTCCGAAGACAAAAAGCCCCCTGCTGGTTGCAGAGGGCGGTGCTCTCAGAAAATTCTTAATCAGCAGTACTCGTTGACTGAATCGCTATCAGACCTTGGCAAGGCGGCGCTCTACTTGGAGGGCCGGTAAGCGATCGATGACGCGCTGCATCATGGTGCTGGCATTCAGCGCGACCTCTTTGGCACGGGGGCTGTGCACCATGAGAAACATCATCAGCGGATCCACTGCCGACACCTCGACGCGGCCATCCGGGCGCTCTTGCACGACGACGTTGCAGGGAAATAACACACCAGCCTTATCGTCCTCTTCCAAAATCTGAAAAGCGGTTTGCGGATGACAAGCTCCCAAAATGGTGTAGCGCCGAAAATCGATATCCAGCTTTTTCTTAAATGCCGCCTGGGCATTAATTTCAGTCAACACGCCCATGCCTTCTGCCTTTAGGGCATCGGTCACTAGCGCGATCGCCTCATCAAACGAGGCATTCACAATTTTGCTGAAGTGATACATAGCTTCCTCATGGCGCCCCAACAAGCGGAGCAATTCAAAGTTCTATATTTACAATACTACAAATTATCAATTGAATAACTATATAGTTGAATATTATTGCATGAGTGAACGGGTGACTGGTGCGGATGTAGGCCGCAACTTTGCCGTCAGTGTCAGCCAGGCGTCCCATGCTCAGGCCGCAAAGACTCAAGCGTCCACTGTCGTCCAAAAGGATGCGATGGCTCGCAGCTTCCTCACCAGGGATCTTCCAATAGCGTGTCGGGCAGACGCAGGGTGGCACCGGTCGTAGTTTGCATAATTTGCGTAACGGCACCGCTCAGGGTCTGCGTCACCAGGGCATATCCCTGAGCACTGAGGTGGATGTGGTCACGATATAAAGCGTCTGGGTTAGCGGTGGCTTGGAAATCGGCCAGAAAGTCAATGTAGGGAATCTGCTCGAGCTCGGCGAATTGGGTCACCCGTTGGCGGGCAACGATTTCGTAGTCACGGGAGCCCGGTGGCTGAACTTCGCGC contains the following coding sequences:
- a CDS encoding diguanylate cyclase domain-containing protein yields the protein MLLSFSVETPVEFGEVFDRLADIFSQFHQATQLEDLLACGVQHTRYLFGCDRALIYQFTDGGDGAVTAESVGEGWSPTLGQLIYDPCFENVWGEKFQRGEITAIADIEQSDIEPCYRELMMRLQVKANLISPILLPSPTPEGTAQLPVLWGLLIIHQCGEPREWAPIHRQVSQHLAAQLGIAIRHLQTAQTLVASRRAVEPWQQAAALAGCVMWQWQLDTDIIQYSPQWRSLLGYQPPDIETDFNALLALIHADDRERVRAAMRQHLEHRTAAYRVEHRLRCRNGQWKWVYSQGQVTAYRANDTPLKFVGMMVDISDRKAQELALQQQTQRERALYEVIDVIRRSLDFQHIFAVAATQVAQCLQSRVRITQYITNETVACWRAVAVDGGPHDWTAEQEAQIWVDVPDQDNAIAAQLKQLQVVQISDTADISLTDTVNQPYAQSFPGHWLIVPIAIETEVWGAIAMTRPSLVDWIPAEVELTQRIATQLANAIHHAQLHRQTQLASERDALVLQSIDEGIWEWRANTGIDQISDRYWEILGYDPPATPPALRDELARVHPDDRQWLVASIETHLYTQQPFQQEFRLQHRDGHYIWVRVRGRAIWDEDGNPTRMLGTVEDISDRKTLDVRLRQQEKEFRGLVENNPDGIMRVNRQFQILYANPMIASRMGVPQADLLGQRLSDLELSRLVRNRWQTAISRVFETQQEQLLETQEMLAGQEQTFYSRIVPEVNESNHIQSVLIISRNVTNLRTIQIALQQRIQQEHKLRLMMQHFRATLNLDEILSTAVVELQTAFYADRTLVVQLFADQSRQVIAETRDHQYPSLLHTRWENAPITSHCLALYRAGQAQIVPDIAQADCDPEAVIAAWQRAGVKSAMVAPLTQSLGAEANVWGFLITQACATQRDWHADELHLLQQVAEQLAIAIQQSELYQQLQAANQELASISTTDALTQIANRRHFDNTLEDEWLRGQRHQREISLILCDIDWFKDFNDTYGHPAGDTCIAAVAQALQQCVNRSTDCLARYGGEEFALILPHTNQAGAIAIVEQIREAIAALEIHHPAPQSSGRLTLSYGIATVMPVPSTTPQSLIALADRALYQAKQAGRDRYVIADVSAPPEE
- a CDS encoding DUF302 domain-containing protein, with amino-acid sequence MYHFSKIVNASFDEAIALVTDALKAEGMGVLTEINAQAAFKKKLDIDFRRYTILGACHPQTAFQILEEDDKAGVLFPCNVVVQERPDGRVEVSAVDPLMMFLMVHSPRAKEVALNASTMMQRVIDRLPALQVERRLAKV